The Deinococcus gobiensis I-0 sequence GGTTCGTCAGCTGCCGCCTCCGCGAGGTCTGTCATGCTCACTCCCCTCAGTCGACCTGAAATTGCTGCTCGCCCCGGTGCCCTCCCTCCTTTCATCCTCCTTGACGCGCATGGACAGGAAATCCAAGCAATCAGTGAGTACCTTCGAGAGCTCACCGCTACGGATTGCAGCCCAGCGACCATCAAGTCGTACGCTTATGCGCTCTTGTCTTGGCTCCGCTTCCTCACCCCCCACACCCTTGACTGGCAGGCTGCTCAGCCCGTTCATGTCCGCACTTACGTCCTCTGGCTCCGTACCGCCGACAACCCTGCCCGACAGCATCGCCCGGACCGTCCACCTGCCGGAAGTTACAACGCAAAAACGGGAAAGTCCGTTCTGGCCAAGGGCTATAAGCCTTCAACTATCAATCATCATCTCAGCGTCATTTCCGGGATTTACCAGCATCTTCTCTCGCTGGAACTCATTCGTCGCAACCCTGTCCCCCAAAGGCTCCGGGGTGAGCGACGTTACGCGCACCATCGCCCCGGCGATCCCTTTCAGCGCACGGCTCGGAACCTCTACCGGCAGAAACAGCCATCCCGTACGCCGCGGGCCCTGTCTGACGACCTCTGGCGTGAGCTCCTGACCTCGCTGACCTGTCACCGTGACCGGGCTCTCTTTTGCCTGCTTATTTCCGCTGCTCCACGCGCCCAAGAACTGCTTGATATGACGATGAGTGATCTCGATTGGGGGAACCAACGCGTGCGCCTGATCAGTAAAGGCTCTCGAGAACCCGAGTGGGTAGCGGCATCAAGTGAGTTTTTCCATTGGTTGCGCCTATACCTCACGGAACTTCGTCCACT is a genomic window containing:
- a CDS encoding tyrosine-type recombinase/integrase, which gives rise to MLTPLSRPEIAARPGALPPFILLDAHGQEIQAISEYLRELTATDCSPATIKSYAYALLSWLRFLTPHTLDWQAAQPVHVRTYVLWLRTADNPARQHRPDRPPAGSYNAKTGKSVLAKGYKPSTINHHLSVISGIYQHLLSLELIRRNPVPQRLRGERRYAHHRPGDPFQRTARNLYRQKQPSRTPRALSDDLWRELLTSLTCHRDRALFCLLISAAPRAQELLDMTMSDLDWGNQRVRLISKGSREPEWVAASSEFFHWLRLYLTELRPLSPLGALWLTTRGTRKPMTYTTLRAVLTRANQKLGTNLSLHDFRHTCAMRLANDPTMTLPDIQRHLRHRDISTTQTYLRARSEEVAKRVQAHHHALSQPHPTPPERSDTSPSWQYDPQDLLLLLGPEAPQ